The Acidimicrobiales bacterium nucleotide sequence GCCGGTTCCATTCTGGTCTCCGGCACCGGCGTGGCCCGGCCGTACGGCCAGGTACCAAGCAACGGCACAGGGCCGGTGGTCGCTCCCACCAGCGCGCTCGACTTCGAGGCGGAGGTCGGCTTCGTCGTCGGCGCCGGGTCGCCGCAGGGCACCAGGATCGCCACCAACGCGTTCGCCGAGCACGTGGCCGGGGTCGTGCTGGTGAACGACTGGAGCGCCCGCGACGTCCAGGCCTTCGAGTCGCGCCCGCTCGGCCCGTTCGGAGGCAAGTCCTTCGCCACCTCCGTGTCGCCGTGGCTCGTGACCCTCGATGCGCTCGATCCCTACCGGGTCGACGGCCCCGCTCAGGAGCCCAGGCCTCCCTCGTACCTCCGCACCAACGGGACGGCGGCCTACGAATTGCACGTCGAGGTCACGCTCCAGAGCGCGGCGATGCGGGACGAGGGGACGCCGCCACTACGCGTGAGCACCGCCCGGTTCGACTCCATGTACTGGACGGCACCGCAGCTGCTGGCCCATGCCACGGTGAACGGGGCCGGCACCCGCCCGGGCGACCTCTTCGCGTCGGGCACGGTGTCGGGCCCGTCCGCCGGCAGCGAGGCGTGCCTCCTCGAGTTGACGCGGGCGGGGGAGCGACCACTGGCGCTCCCGGACGGCTCGACCCGAGGGTACCTGGAGGACGGCGACACGGTCGTCGTCCGGGGGTGGGCCGGCGGCGACGGCCGACCGTTGCTGTGCCTCGGCGAGGTCACCGGAACGGTTCTCCCCGCACGACCAATGGAGGTGTGAGCGATGCACTACCGCAGCGTCGGCGACGTCCCGGCCAAGCGCCACCTGCGCACTCCGGCGCCCGGTGGCGGGTTGCTGTTCGAGGAGTTGATGGGCGAGGAGGGCTTCAGCGGCGACTCGTCGCTGCTGTACCACCTTCGGTCGCCATCGGCCCTCGTCGCCGCCGGGGAGGCGGGCGGCGGGCCCGACGGAGCCGAGGTCTCCGACGGCACCGGCGATACCCGGATGGCGCTGGTTCCGAACGAGCCGCTGCTGCCGCGGCACCTGCACACGTCGAAGCTGGCCCCCGGAGGCGACCCATCCGGCGGGCGCCATCTGCTCCTCGGCAACGAGGACGTGCGGCTGTCATGGGTCGCCGCCGACCGCAGTGGACCTCTCTGGCGCAACGCCCTGGGCGACGAGCTGGCGTACGTGCAGGCGGGCGAGGGTGCGCTCGAGTCGGTGTTCGGGCGCTTGGCCGTGCGTCCCGGCGACTACGTCGTCGTGCCCCGATCGACCTGCCACCGTTGGGTCGTCCCCGACGGCGGCCGGCTGGAGCTGCTGGTGGTGGAGGCTCGAGGTCACATCCGCCCGCCCCACCGCTACCTCTCGCCGACCGGCCAGTTCCTGGAGCAGGCGCCGTACTGCGAGCGGGACGTCCGCGGGCCGGACGAACCCCTGGTCGTCGACGACGGTCCGGTCGACGTGCTCGTGCGCCACCGCCACGGCGTCACCCGGCACACGCTGGCCTCCTCACCCTTCGACGTGATCGGTTGGGCCGGCTGCGTGTACCCCTGGGCGTTTTCGATCCACGACTTCGAGCCCTTGGTGGGTGCCATCCACCAGCCGCCCCACGTTCACCAGACGTTCGAAGGTCCCGGGTTCGTGGTGTGTTCGTTCGTGCCCCGTCCCTATGACTTCCACGAAGGGGCGATCAAGGTGCCCTACCACCACGCCAATGTGGACAGCGACGAGGTGATCTTCTACTCGGCCGGGGACTTCATGAGCAGGGCCGGGTCGGGTATCGGTGCCGGCTCGATCTCCGTGCATCCCGCCGGCTTCGTACACGGACCACAGCCGGGCAGCCTCGAGGCGGCCGCCGACAGGGACCGCACCGAGGAGGTGGCGGTCATGGTCGACACCTTCCGTCCCCTGCTCCTGGGTCCGGCCGCGCTCGACGTCGCCGACGACGCCTACCCGTGGAGCTGGTCGCGCCGGGCGTGATCCCGGTGGGGCGGTAGCGTCGCCTGAGTGTCAGGCTTCTCTCAGTCCGGGCGGTT carries:
- the fahA gene encoding fumarylacetoacetase; the protein is MTGFGVENLPFGVARMPDGSVGCVSALEASVLDLGALARAGSLDEAAVPDGVFEDASLNRFLACGRQAWRAVRGRLARLVREGDPALAKAAVPAHAVQLLAPVAVGDFVDFSASLHHATRVGRLLRPEGDPLPPQWRHMPVGYHGRAGSILVSGTGVARPYGQVPSNGTGPVVAPTSALDFEAEVGFVVGAGSPQGTRIATNAFAEHVAGVVLVNDWSARDVQAFESRPLGPFGGKSFATSVSPWLVTLDALDPYRVDGPAQEPRPPSYLRTNGTAAYELHVEVTLQSAAMRDEGTPPLRVSTARFDSMYWTAPQLLAHATVNGAGTRPGDLFASGTVSGPSAGSEACLLELTRAGERPLALPDGSTRGYLEDGDTVVVRGWAGGDGRPLLCLGEVTGTVLPARPMEV
- a CDS encoding homogentisate 1,2-dioxygenase encodes the protein MHYRSVGDVPAKRHLRTPAPGGGLLFEELMGEEGFSGDSSLLYHLRSPSALVAAGEAGGGPDGAEVSDGTGDTRMALVPNEPLLPRHLHTSKLAPGGDPSGGRHLLLGNEDVRLSWVAADRSGPLWRNALGDELAYVQAGEGALESVFGRLAVRPGDYVVVPRSTCHRWVVPDGGRLELLVVEARGHIRPPHRYLSPTGQFLEQAPYCERDVRGPDEPLVVDDGPVDVLVRHRHGVTRHTLASSPFDVIGWAGCVYPWAFSIHDFEPLVGAIHQPPHVHQTFEGPGFVVCSFVPRPYDFHEGAIKVPYHHANVDSDEVIFYSAGDFMSRAGSGIGAGSISVHPAGFVHGPQPGSLEAAADRDRTEEVAVMVDTFRPLLLGPAALDVADDAYPWSWSRRA